The Halalkalibacter krulwichiae genome has a segment encoding these proteins:
- a CDS encoding nucleoside recognition domain-containing protein yields the protein MGMLKRGLLVGLQTTWTLGKIIFPITLIVTILGYTPVLGWLADLLAPLMGLIGLSGEAAIPLVLGNVLNLYAAIGAILTLELTVKEVFILAVMLSFSHNLFIESAVAAKVGIRMSVVLAVRIGLALFSAFVINLFWNGGQETAQYGFVSNTTQPVAENWLQVGWQGVMSASLGIVQLALIVIPLMIVVQIMKEKNWLKFISKGMRPFTKMLGIKENTSTTLASGLLFGLAFGAGVMIQAVKEDGVEKKDLYLVFIFLVACHAVIEDTLIFIPLGIPVWPLLLIRVITAIVLTIAIAYVWKKLEKKQEIERKEATYEH from the coding sequence ATGGGGATGCTTAAGCGCGGATTACTTGTCGGTCTACAAACAACATGGACGCTTGGAAAAATCATTTTTCCAATCACCTTAATTGTTACAATCTTAGGGTACACGCCCGTTCTAGGTTGGCTTGCCGATTTGCTTGCTCCTTTAATGGGACTGATAGGCTTATCAGGAGAAGCTGCGATTCCACTCGTTCTAGGGAATGTTCTTAATTTGTATGCGGCAATCGGTGCGATTTTAACGTTAGAGTTAACGGTGAAGGAAGTTTTCATTTTAGCAGTCATGCTTTCCTTCTCTCATAACTTGTTTATCGAATCAGCGGTTGCTGCGAAAGTGGGCATCCGAATGTCGGTTGTGCTGGCAGTTAGAATCGGTCTCGCTTTATTCTCTGCTTTTGTAATTAATCTTTTTTGGAATGGTGGTCAGGAAACCGCCCAGTACGGATTTGTTTCCAACACGACTCAGCCTGTTGCGGAAAATTGGCTGCAAGTTGGCTGGCAAGGGGTAATGAGCGCATCTTTAGGAATTGTACAACTGGCGCTGATCGTGATTCCTCTTATGATTGTCGTTCAAATTATGAAAGAGAAAAATTGGCTGAAGTTTATTTCAAAAGGAATGCGACCTTTTACCAAAATGTTAGGAATTAAAGAGAATACGTCGACTACTCTAGCATCCGGTCTTTTATTTGGCCTTGCTTTTGGAGCGGGTGTAATGATTCAAGCTGTTAAAGAAGATGGAGTAGAAAAGAAAGATTTGTACCTAGTGTTCATCTTTCTCGTGGCGTGTCATGCGGTCATTGAAGATACACTCATCTTCATTCCTCTAGGAATCCCCGTGTGGCCATTGCTTTTAATTCGAGTGATTACAGCCATCGTCTTAACAATTGCGATTGCATATGTGTGGAAGAAGTTAGAGAAAAAACAAGAGATCGAAAGAAAGGAAGCAACTTATGAACATTGA